One window of Quercus robur chromosome 12, dhQueRobu3.1, whole genome shotgun sequence genomic DNA carries:
- the LOC126708848 gene encoding FCS-Like Zinc finger 8-like: protein MLRNRSRAVTSKQSLMSDHSSQSSPSQKRTRPIPSFFGSPRFKALIAKGLSETEATMSPTSILETPPFSPFGSPFSYERNQPKSPKVVLEKKHSWDKMDSKGIGLALIDTLNDGSIEENCSKPSNGKVLFGTKLRVQIPPLPASTVSPTVESPKSPADLGIKTRNSQISAFGPASSGIQTKESPRVVTAGSLSVTEMELSEDYTCVISHGPNPKTTHIFDNCIVETYCSLPDEPNSMLENFLSFCYTCKKNLEQTKDIYIYRGEKAFCSRKCRYQEMLLDGVENSEFDDAHKEFS from the exons ATGCTGAGAAATAGATCAAGAGCAGTGACCAGCAAGCAATCTTTAATGTCTGATCACAGCTCTCAATCATCACCATCCCAGAAACGCACAAGACCTATTCCATCTTTCTTTGGTTCACCAAGATTCAAAGCTCTAATAGCAAAGGGTCTCTCAGAAACTGAAGCTACGATGAGTCCAACCTCAATTCTTGAAACACCACCATTCTCTCCTTTTGGAAGTCCTTTCTCTTATGAGAGAAACCAGCCTAAATCCCCAAAAGTTGTCTTAGAAAAAAAACACTCATGGGACAAAATGGACTCCAAAGGCATTGGCCTTGCTCTTATAGATACTCTAAATGATGGAAGTATTGAAGAGAATTGTTCTAAACCAAGCAATGGAAAGGTTCTCTTTGGTACAAAGCttagagttcaaatccctcCTCTGCCAGCCTCTACAGTTTCTCCAACTGTTGAGTCTCCAAAATCTCCAGCTGATCTTGGAATCAAGACCAGAAATTCACAAATATCAGCATTTGGTCCTGCCAGTTCTGGCATCCAAACAAAGGAGTCTCCAAGAGTGGTCACAGCTGGTAGTCTCTCTGTGACCGAGATGGAGCTTTCTGAGGATTACACATGTGTGATATCTCATGGgccaaatccaaaaaccactCATATATTTGACAACTGCATTGTGGAGACCTACTGTTCCTTACCAGATGAACCAAACTCTATGTTGGAGAATTTCCTCAGCTTCTGTTACACTTGCAAGAAGAATCTTGAACAGACTAAAGACATTTACATTTACAG GGGTGAGAAAGCCTTTTGCAGCCGTAAGTGCCGGTATCAAGAAATGCTGTTAGATGGAGTTGAGAATTCTGAATTTGATGATGCCCATAAAGAATTTTCTTGA